The Thermoplasmata archaeon genome contains the following window.
CTCGTCTGTTTCAGCTAAGCTTTTTAATCTGTTTATGCCATCTATCTCTTTTATCACATCCATTACTTCTTTTGGAACCAACATTTCCCACCCTTCATTTTTTATTATTCTTTTTCTTATCTCAGTTCCGGAGAATTTTTTGCGATCATATAAAAATGGTGTTCTAACAATATACCCTTTCTCTAAAAACAGTCTCCTATTAAGCGGATTTGCCGTGTATACAATCTGAAATGGTGGAGAAATAGATTCAACATGCGAAACCCATACTGCATTTCGATGTATATCTTCAATAGGTACTAAAAAATAATTTGTCATACTATAGGTTTCGAGTGTTCTCGAGATCATAAGATGTCTTTCCCCAGCGGTAAATGGATTTTCCAATGTATGA
Protein-coding sequences here:
- a CDS encoding nicotinamide-nucleotide adenylyltransferase, whose product is MRALIIGRFQPFHMGHLQMVKDVAKNHESIIIGIGSAQESHTLENPFTAGERHLMISRTLETYSMTNYFLVPIEDIHRNAVWVSHVESISPPFQIVYTANPLNRRLFLEKGYIVRTPFLYDRKKFSGTEIRKRIIKNEGWEMLVPKEVMDVIKEIDGINRLKSLAETDEE